Proteins encoded together in one Oncorhynchus mykiss isolate Arlee chromosome 7, USDA_OmykA_1.1, whole genome shotgun sequence window:
- the gcg2 gene encoding glucagon-2 isoform X1, giving the protein MFGIHSLAGVLLLVIVQSSWQVPLQEAEDNSSLETADSLLEDLRGVPNMKRQSEGTFSNYYSKYQEERMARDFLQWLMNSKRSGAPSKRHADGTYTSDVSTYLQDQAAKDFVSWLKSGPARRESAEESMNGPMSRRHVDGSFTSDVNKVLDSLAAKEYLLWVMTSKPSGKSNKRQEDH; this is encoded by the exons ATGTTTGGCATCCACTCCCTGGCTGGTGTTCTCCTCCTGGTCATCGTACAGAGCAGTTGGCAAGTTCCTTTGCAAGAGGCTGAGGACAACTCAAG CTTAGAGACAGCAGACTCACTATTGGAGGATTTGAGGGGCGTGCCTAACATGAAGAGACAATCCGAGGGAACCTTCTCTAactactacagtaaataccaggAAGAAAGGATGGCTCGGGACTTTCTTCAATGGCTTATGAACTCCaagaggagtgg TGCTCCATCCAAACGCCATGCCGATGGGACCTACACCAGCGACGTGAGCACCTACCTACAGGACCAGGCGGCCAAGGACTTTGTTTCCTGGCTCAAATCAGGACCGGCCAGACGAGA ATCTGCAGAGGAGAGCATGAATGGCCCAATGAGCAGAAGACATGTAGATGGGAGCTTCACCAGTGACGTGAACAAGGTCCTAGACAGCTTGGCTGCCAAAGAGTATTTACTCTGGGTCATGACCTCCAAACCCTCAGGGAAAAG taACAAACGTCAAGAAGATCATTGA
- the gcg2 gene encoding glucagon-2 precursor (The RefSeq protein has 2 substitutions, 2 frameshifts compared to this genomic sequence), with protein sequence MFGIHSLAGVLLLVIVQSQLASPLQEAEDNSSLETADSLLEDLRGVPNMKRQSEGTFSNYYSKYQEERMARDFLHWLMNSKRSGAPSKRHADGTYTSDVSTYLQDQAAKDFVSWLKSGPARRESAEESMNGPMSRRHVDGSFTSDVNKVLDSLAAKEYLLWVMTSKTSGKSNKRQEDH encoded by the exons ATGTTTGGCATCCACTCCCTGGCTGGTGTTCTCCTCCTGGTCATCGTACAGA AGTTGGCAAGT CCTTTGCAAGAGGCTGAGGACAACTCAAG CTTAGAGACAGCAGACTCACTATTGGAGGATTTGAGGGGCGTGCCTAACATGAAGAGACAATCCGAGGGAACCTTCTCTAactactacagtaaataccaggAAGAAAGGATGGCTCGGGACTTTCTTCAATGGCTTATGAACTCCaagaggagtgg TGCTCCATCCAAACGCCATGCCGATGGGACCTACACCAGCGACGTGAGCACCTACCTACAGGACCAGGCGGCCAAGGACTTTGTTTCCTGGCTCAAATCAGGACCGGCCAGACGAGA ATCTGCAGAGGAGAGCATGAATGGCCCAATGAGCAGAAGACATGTAGATGGGAGCTTCACCAGTGACGTGAACAAGGTCCTAGACAGCTTGGCTGCCAAAGAGTATTTACTCTGGGTCATGACCTCCAAACCCTCAGGGAAAAG taACAAACGTCAAGAAGATCATTGA